The Scyliorhinus torazame isolate Kashiwa2021f unplaced genomic scaffold, sScyTor2.1 scaffold_1453, whole genome shotgun sequence genome includes a region encoding these proteins:
- the LOC140407318 gene encoding uncharacterized protein: MEKPWKCGDCGKGYRAPSELEAHRRSHTGERPFICTQCGKGFSDSSHLLRHHQVHTVEKPFTCSQCGKGFNRSSTLQTHQRVHTGEKPFTCSRCGKGFRHSSTLQKHQQIHTGERPFTCSQCGKGFTQLSSLRIHQRVHTGERPFICSQCGKGFPQLSHLRVHRRVHTGGRPFSCSQCGKGFSDSSTLQTHQRVHTGERPFLCSVCGKGFTLSSILLTHHRVHTGERPFLCPECGKGFMHERNLRKHQRIHIMEMPFACSE; the protein is encoded by the coding sequence atggagaaaccttggaaatgtggggactgtgggaagggatacagggccccatcagagctggaagctcatcggcgcagtcacactggggagaggccattcatttgcactcagtgtgggaagggattcagtgattcatcccaccTGTTGAGGCACCATCAGGTTCACACTGTAGagaagccgttcacttgctctcagtgtgggaagggattcaatcgttcatccaccctgcagacacatcagcgggttcacactggagagaagccattcacctgctcaaggtgtgggaagggattcagacattcatccaccctgcagaaacatcagcaaattcacactggagagaggccattcacctgctctcagtgtgggaaaggattcactcaattatccagcctgcgaatacaccagcgagttcacactggggagaggccattcatctgctctcagtgtgggaagggattccctcagttatcccacctgcgggtacaccgccgagttcacactggggggaggccattctcctgctctcagtgtgggaagggattcagtgattcatccaccctccagacacaccagcgagttcacactggcgagCGGCCATTTctatgctcagtgtgtgggaaaggattcactctttcatccatcctgctgacacaccatagagttcacaccggggagagaccattcctctgtcctgaatgtgggaagggattcatgcatgaacgcaacctgcggaaacaccagcgaattcacatcaTGGAGATGCCATTCGCCTGCTCTGAGTAG